A single genomic interval of Streptosporangium album harbors:
- a CDS encoding TetR/AcrR family transcriptional regulator, which translates to MRLDPRRERAILDATMELLSEVGFDRMSVDQIAKRASASKATIYRRWPGKEALVVDLVCNHLEIDVTPPPDTGTMRGDLVAAVGGFCRTMEQKHGLVFGLLPAMLTTPELAAALRENVPRPDITGTTPLLARARERGELRGKADPGEIRTVTEALVWHRLLISGRPLDEAFVEDTVDRVLLPLIHAWAEVKP; encoded by the coding sequence TTGCGTCTCGACCCCAGGCGAGAGCGGGCGATTCTCGACGCGACCATGGAGCTGCTCTCCGAGGTCGGGTTCGACCGCATGTCCGTCGACCAGATCGCCAAGCGCGCCAGCGCGAGCAAGGCCACGATCTACCGCCGCTGGCCGGGCAAGGAGGCCCTGGTGGTGGACCTGGTCTGCAACCATCTGGAGATCGACGTCACACCGCCGCCCGACACCGGGACGATGCGCGGTGACCTCGTGGCGGCGGTGGGCGGATTCTGCCGGACCATGGAGCAGAAGCACGGTCTGGTCTTCGGACTGCTCCCGGCCATGCTCACCACCCCCGAACTGGCGGCCGCCCTGCGCGAGAACGTGCCGCGCCCCGACATCACCGGCACCACCCCGCTGCTCGCCCGCGCCCGCGAGCGGGGCGAGCTGCGGGGGAAGGCGGATCCCGGCGAGATCAGGACGGTCACCGAGGCCCTGGTCTGGCACCGGCTGCTCATCAGCGGCAGGCCACTGGACGAGGCTTTCGTCGAGGACACGGTCGACAGGGTGCTGCTGCCGCTGATCCATGCCTGGGCCGAGGTCAAACCATGA
- a CDS encoding oxidoreductase, producing the protein MWTPNDIPDLTGSTAVVTGAGGGIGIPTALQLAGHGARVVMAVRDLVKGEAARDAIRSEVPGARIELRRLDLADLSSVRAFAAAVDGPVDILINNAGVGMIPRRTTADGFEMQFGTNHLGHFALTGLLLPQLLARPGARVVTVSSDAHSLGKIDFDDLGLDRGYGRFSAYGRSKLANLLFTLELQRRAEGRLLSVATHPGATATGIMKLGVLTGPLNALIRLVLKPPHKGAAPSLYAATSPRVTGGQFIGPGLKALTPSPRALDESVARRLWERSEEFTGVRFEAITQHS; encoded by the coding sequence ATGTGGACTCCGAACGACATCCCCGACCTGACCGGTTCCACCGCGGTGGTCACCGGCGCCGGCGGCGGCATCGGGATTCCCACCGCCCTGCAGCTGGCCGGGCACGGCGCCCGGGTCGTGATGGCCGTACGGGACCTCGTCAAGGGAGAGGCCGCCCGGGACGCGATCCGGTCGGAGGTCCCGGGCGCGCGGATCGAGCTGCGACGGCTCGACCTGGCCGACCTGAGCTCGGTGCGGGCGTTCGCCGCCGCCGTCGACGGGCCCGTCGACATATTGATCAACAATGCGGGAGTCGGCATGATCCCCCGGCGGACCACCGCCGACGGCTTCGAGATGCAGTTCGGCACCAACCACCTGGGGCACTTCGCCCTGACCGGGCTACTGCTGCCGCAACTCCTGGCCAGGCCGGGCGCCCGGGTCGTCACGGTCTCCAGTGACGCCCACAGCCTGGGAAAGATCGACTTCGACGACCTGGGCCTCGACCGTGGCTACGGGCGGTTCTCGGCCTACGGCAGATCGAAGCTCGCCAACCTGCTGTTCACGCTGGAACTGCAGCGCCGGGCGGAGGGACGGCTGCTCAGTGTGGCCACCCATCCCGGCGCCACCGCCACCGGCATCATGAAGCTGGGCGTGCTCACCGGACCGCTCAACGCCCTCATCCGGCTGGTGCTCAAGCCTCCGCACAAGGGCGCGGCCCCCTCCCTCTACGCCGCCACCTCTCCCCGCGTGACCGGAGGTCAGTTCATCGGTCCCGGCCTGAAGGCACTGACCCCCTCCCCCAGGGCGCTGGACGAGAGCGTGGCCCGGCGGCTGTGGGAGAGGTCGGAGGAGTTCACAGGCGTACGATTCGAGGCGATCACACAGCACTCGTAG
- a CDS encoding carbohydrate ABC transporter permease, with protein MTLNVDTPAPARRPGPRRTAGHRSPGRGGRGFARFDLRATPYFLVSPYFLLFAIFGVFPLGYTLWVSLYDWELAGDKTFLGLDNYINLITDGAFWNAVVNTLGMFVISTIPQLVLALIIANALNKRIRGRLFFRLGVLLPLVTSVVAVAVVFTQLYGRDYGMINWFLGLFGVDAIEWQNQSWSAWIAISTMIDWRWTGYNAIILLAAMQTIPKDLYEAAALDGASPRRQFWQITVPMLRPTLVFVVFISTIGGLTLFTEPVMFEGNPTMAGGATGQYQTVAMFIVKEAFRDFDMGYASAAAWLLFALILIGTLINYSFTRRIGGKK; from the coding sequence ATGACCCTGAACGTCGACACCCCCGCTCCGGCGCGGAGGCCCGGCCCTCGCCGGACCGCCGGGCACCGGAGTCCGGGACGGGGCGGCAGAGGATTCGCCAGGTTCGACCTCCGGGCGACCCCCTACTTCCTCGTCTCGCCGTACTTCCTGCTATTTGCGATCTTCGGTGTCTTCCCGCTCGGCTACACCCTCTGGGTGTCCCTGTACGACTGGGAACTCGCCGGCGACAAGACCTTCCTCGGACTCGACAACTACATCAACCTGATCACCGACGGGGCGTTCTGGAACGCGGTGGTCAACACCCTCGGGATGTTCGTCATCTCGACGATCCCGCAGCTCGTCCTCGCCCTCATCATCGCCAACGCGCTCAACAAGCGCATCCGCGGCCGGCTCTTCTTCCGCCTCGGCGTCCTGCTCCCGCTGGTTACCTCGGTCGTCGCGGTCGCCGTCGTCTTCACCCAGCTCTACGGCCGCGACTACGGCATGATCAACTGGTTCCTCGGCCTGTTCGGCGTCGACGCCATCGAATGGCAGAACCAGAGCTGGAGCGCGTGGATCGCCATCTCCACGATGATCGACTGGCGCTGGACCGGCTACAACGCGATCATCCTGCTCGCCGCCATGCAGACGATCCCCAAGGATCTCTACGAGGCCGCCGCCCTCGACGGCGCCTCGCCCCGGCGGCAGTTCTGGCAGATCACCGTCCCGATGCTGCGCCCGACACTCGTCTTCGTCGTGTTCATCTCCACCATCGGCGGTCTGACCCTGTTCACCGAGCCGGTCATGTTCGAGGGCAACCCGACGATGGCGGGCGGCGCCACCGGCCAGTACCAGACGGTGGCCATGTTCATCGTCAAGGAGGCGTTCCGCGACTTCGACATGGGCTACGCCTCGGCGGCCGCCTGGCTGCTGTTCGCGCTGATCCTCATCGGAACACTGATCAACTACTCCTTCACCCGCCGCATCGGGGGTAAAAAGTGA
- a CDS encoding carbohydrate ABC transporter permease has protein sequence MTAIQTRPRSTRSQPRNRIWDAGPLTKVVLAFALVLSAFPIYYMFIMATRTNDEAIDTPPPLLPGGHLGENIQRLLSTEDAYFATGLINSAIVSITVTLSVVLISTLAGFAFAKLRFRGSKILLGLILVTMMVPLQQMGIVPLYEMMVTLGWTGQIQAVILPFLVNGFGVFMMTQYTTQAVPDELVEAARVDGASTMRIYANVVLPAVRPGMAVLALLTFMQSWNEFMWPLIVLNPDNPVVQTSIAALNQAHGTDYVMLFTGTAASVLPLFIVFVAFGRQIVGGLMEGAVKA, from the coding sequence GTGACGGCGATTCAGACCCGGCCGCGCTCCACGCGTTCGCAGCCCCGAAACCGGATCTGGGACGCGGGCCCGCTGACGAAGGTGGTCCTCGCCTTCGCGCTCGTGCTGTCGGCCTTCCCGATCTACTACATGTTCATCATGGCCACGCGGACCAACGACGAGGCCATCGACACCCCGCCGCCGCTGCTCCCGGGCGGCCACCTCGGCGAGAACATCCAGCGGCTCCTGTCCACCGAGGACGCCTACTTCGCCACCGGCCTGATCAACTCGGCCATCGTGTCGATCACGGTGACCCTCTCGGTCGTGCTCATCTCCACCCTGGCCGGCTTCGCCTTCGCCAAGCTGCGGTTCCGGGGCAGCAAGATCCTGCTTGGCCTGATCCTGGTGACCATGATGGTCCCGCTCCAGCAGATGGGCATCGTCCCGCTCTACGAGATGATGGTGACCCTCGGCTGGACCGGCCAGATCCAGGCGGTGATCCTGCCCTTCCTGGTCAACGGGTTCGGGGTCTTCATGATGACCCAGTACACCACCCAGGCGGTGCCGGACGAGCTCGTCGAGGCGGCCCGCGTCGACGGCGCCTCCACCATGCGCATCTACGCCAACGTGGTGCTTCCCGCGGTACGGCCCGGCATGGCGGTGCTGGCACTGCTCACCTTCATGCAGAGCTGGAACGAGTTCATGTGGCCGTTGATCGTGCTGAACCCGGACAACCCGGTGGTGCAGACCTCGATCGCGGCGCTCAACCAGGCCCACGGCACCGACTACGTCATGTTGTTCACCGGCACGGCGGCCTCGGTCCTCCCTCTCTTCATCGTTTTCGTCGCGTTCGGCCGCCAGATCGTCGGCGGCCTCATGGAAGGTGCGGTCAAGGCGTGA
- a CDS encoding ABC transporter substrate-binding protein: MLNTKRHGKLAAVAVMAATALAITSCGSNEPAKSAAGGGASAPAAEPVTITVHTFGGGANFGYKKAVETWNAAHPNIQVKYQNLTDRFEDVYLPQLLQKLQAGSGTGDIVGIDEGAMGLMKARPQFFTDLAQYGLDSRKTDFPAAKWDNGINKDGKLFALGTDIGGMGMCYRKDLLEKAGLPGERDEVSKLWPDWASFMEIGKKFQAANPGKGAPKFLDGPNTLYNVVLSQEAPKNGNIAYFDTGNQLVIDKNPAIKTSFDTVKSYSEAGLTAKLASFTPEWNAAIKKGGFAVMGCPAWMLGVISGNAGDEGKGKWDVAGVPGGAGNWGGSYLAVPAQSKHPKEAAEVLNYLTGKEGHVAAFQEAGAFPSSLSGQQDPAVADMKNGFFSDAPTGKIFSDSVKDLLPVFLGEKHAQVKTAAEKVLEGMDKGSIPYGEAWTRFIEAGTKAAG; the protein is encoded by the coding sequence ATGTTGAACACCAAGCGGCATGGCAAGCTCGCCGCGGTCGCGGTGATGGCGGCCACCGCCCTGGCGATCACTTCCTGCGGTTCGAACGAGCCCGCCAAGTCCGCGGCCGGCGGCGGCGCCTCCGCGCCCGCCGCCGAGCCGGTGACCATCACCGTGCACACCTTCGGCGGCGGCGCGAACTTCGGCTACAAGAAGGCCGTGGAGACGTGGAACGCGGCGCACCCGAACATCCAGGTCAAATACCAGAACCTGACCGACCGGTTCGAGGACGTCTACCTGCCCCAGCTCCTGCAGAAGCTGCAGGCCGGCAGCGGCACCGGGGACATCGTCGGCATCGACGAGGGCGCGATGGGCCTCATGAAGGCCCGCCCGCAGTTCTTCACGGACCTCGCCCAGTACGGGCTGGACAGCCGCAAGACCGACTTCCCCGCCGCGAAATGGGACAACGGCATCAACAAGGACGGCAAGCTCTTCGCCCTCGGCACCGACATCGGCGGCATGGGCATGTGCTACCGCAAGGACCTGCTCGAGAAGGCCGGCCTGCCGGGCGAACGCGACGAGGTCAGCAAACTCTGGCCGGACTGGGCCTCCTTCATGGAGATCGGCAAGAAGTTCCAGGCCGCCAACCCCGGCAAGGGCGCCCCGAAGTTCCTCGACGGACCCAACACCCTCTACAACGTGGTCCTGTCGCAGGAGGCGCCGAAGAACGGCAACATCGCCTACTTCGACACCGGCAACCAGCTCGTCATCGACAAGAACCCGGCCATCAAGACCTCGTTCGACACGGTGAAGTCCTACAGCGAGGCGGGCCTGACCGCCAAGCTCGCCTCCTTCACCCCGGAGTGGAACGCGGCGATCAAGAAGGGCGGCTTCGCCGTCATGGGCTGCCCGGCCTGGATGCTCGGCGTCATCTCCGGCAACGCCGGTGACGAGGGCAAGGGCAAGTGGGATGTGGCGGGGGTCCCCGGCGGCGCCGGCAACTGGGGCGGCTCCTACCTGGCGGTCCCCGCACAGAGCAAGCACCCGAAGGAGGCCGCCGAGGTCCTGAACTACCTCACCGGCAAGGAGGGCCACGTCGCGGCCTTCCAGGAGGCCGGCGCCTTCCCGAGCTCCCTGTCCGGACAGCAGGACCCGGCGGTGGCCGACATGAAGAACGGGTTCTTCAGCGACGCGCCCACCGGCAAGATCTTCAGCGACTCGGTCAAGGACCTGCTGCCCGTCTTCCTGGGTGAGAAGCACGCCCAGGTGAAGACCGCGGCGGAGAAGGTCCTCGAGGGCATGGACAAGGGCTCCATCCCCTACGGGGAGGCCTGGACCAGGTTCATCGAGGCCGGCACCAAGGCAGCGGGCTGA
- a CDS encoding DUF6716 putative glycosyltransferase — protein MADSDSYLKWAAHLLDDLPSSCTAELTVIRTPITPSPAQIRAAVAGAAADPPVLSARGLRRAAERLRPDVVLVACTGPVVDILVGEVLAGLAPRPVFVSGLPGISIPATEKAWVFRSGCDLFVLHSEREVEEFSALGRELGGGGAVGLTRLPFLNSGEDVPVTGPRNRVVFATQAKVPRRREERERILLALAELAERRPDLDVVVKLRALDTERQTHNERHPYQRLWQSLTDGGRVRPDGVSFAAGPMREHLAHAAGFVTVSSTAALEAIAQSVPLLVLSDFGVSAEMINLVFEGSGLLGTLDDLSEGRFRTPEEAWCQANYFHRRGESDWVSQMVTLVARVRAGRLAPARSLLDGPQYAAARRRARLRVEVPPNVLRAGYRAKRRMTRYLKVFG, from the coding sequence GTGGCCGACTCGGATTCCTACCTGAAGTGGGCCGCCCACCTGCTCGATGATCTCCCTTCGAGCTGTACGGCGGAGCTGACGGTGATCCGTACCCCCATCACGCCCTCCCCGGCCCAGATCCGCGCGGCCGTCGCCGGCGCGGCCGCCGATCCACCCGTGCTGTCGGCCCGGGGACTGCGCCGGGCCGCCGAGCGGTTACGGCCCGATGTGGTGCTGGTCGCCTGTACCGGGCCCGTGGTGGACATCCTGGTGGGCGAGGTGCTCGCCGGCCTGGCACCGCGACCGGTGTTCGTCTCCGGGCTGCCCGGGATCTCCATCCCGGCGACCGAGAAGGCATGGGTGTTCCGCAGCGGGTGCGACCTGTTCGTCCTGCACAGCGAGCGGGAGGTCGAGGAGTTCTCGGCGCTGGGCCGTGAGCTGGGCGGGGGCGGGGCGGTGGGCCTGACCCGGCTGCCGTTCCTGAACAGCGGCGAGGACGTCCCCGTCACCGGCCCGCGTAACCGGGTGGTGTTCGCGACCCAGGCCAAGGTGCCCAGGCGCAGGGAGGAGCGCGAACGGATCCTGCTCGCCCTGGCCGAGCTGGCCGAGCGGCGTCCGGACCTCGACGTGGTGGTCAAGCTCCGTGCCCTGGACACCGAGCGGCAGACCCACAACGAGCGCCACCCCTACCAGCGGCTGTGGCAGTCGCTGACGGACGGAGGCCGGGTCCGCCCCGATGGCGTGAGCTTCGCCGCGGGGCCCATGCGCGAGCATCTGGCCCACGCGGCCGGATTCGTCACGGTCAGCTCGACCGCCGCGCTGGAGGCGATCGCCCAGTCGGTGCCCCTGCTGGTGCTGTCGGACTTCGGGGTCAGCGCAGAGATGATCAACCTGGTCTTCGAGGGCAGCGGCCTGCTCGGCACCCTGGACGACCTGTCCGAAGGGCGTTTCCGCACCCCGGAGGAGGCCTGGTGCCAGGCCAACTACTTCCACCGGCGTGGGGAGAGCGACTGGGTGTCCCAGATGGTCACGCTGGTCGCCCGGGTCCGGGCGGGACGCCTGGCCCCGGCCCGGTCCCTGCTCGACGGCCCGCAGTACGCCGCCGCGCGGCGCCGTGCCCGCCTGCGCGTCGAGGTCCCGCCCAACGTGCTGCGCGCCGGCTATCGGGCCAAGCGCCGGATGACCCGCTATCTGAAGGTCTTCGGCTGA
- a CDS encoding glycosyltransferase family 2 protein translates to MIKLSVVVPVRDAELYISDALTSLARNAHREFEFIVVDDGSVDATGQIIEDFRADLPGLVVLRNETPAGLADARNLGTSLASGRYLTFMDGDDWLAPGYLTDLVGAAERLGCDFVRVDHVQVEGRRRVIHRAPLATREVVLKPRDHILPAEVKTMVDYPYAWAGIYRRDLGDLLTFPGHLHTAEDRPWIWRLHRQAGSFAVVSLAGLFYRRMVSGSLTQIGDARQLHFFDAFDLVLADLEDEFTPKAVRTFCALLAHHLELGDRFSPELRDRFEQRGAEALRRLPEGLLAETRLDPERDQILRKLLEAR, encoded by the coding sequence TTGATCAAACTGTCCGTCGTCGTCCCGGTGCGGGACGCCGAGCTCTACATATCGGACGCGCTCACCTCGCTCGCCAGAAACGCGCACCGGGAATTCGAGTTCATCGTGGTCGACGACGGGTCGGTGGACGCGACCGGGCAGATCATCGAGGACTTCCGCGCCGACCTGCCCGGCCTGGTCGTCCTGCGCAACGAGACGCCGGCCGGGCTGGCGGACGCCCGTAACCTCGGGACGTCGCTGGCCTCGGGCCGCTACCTGACCTTCATGGACGGTGACGACTGGCTCGCGCCGGGCTATCTCACCGACCTGGTCGGGGCGGCCGAACGGCTCGGCTGCGACTTCGTCCGGGTGGACCACGTCCAGGTGGAGGGGCGCAGGAGGGTGATCCACCGCGCCCCCCTGGCCACCCGGGAAGTGGTGCTGAAGCCGCGCGACCACATCCTTCCCGCCGAGGTGAAGACCATGGTCGACTACCCCTACGCGTGGGCCGGGATCTACCGGCGCGACCTCGGTGACCTGCTGACCTTCCCCGGGCACCTGCACACCGCCGAGGACCGGCCGTGGATCTGGCGGCTGCACCGGCAGGCGGGCTCGTTCGCGGTGGTCTCCCTGGCCGGGCTCTTCTACCGGCGGATGGTGTCCGGCTCGCTGACCCAGATCGGCGACGCCAGGCAACTGCACTTCTTCGACGCCTTCGACCTGGTCCTGGCGGACCTGGAGGACGAGTTCACGCCCAAGGCCGTGCGTACGTTCTGCGCACTGCTGGCCCACCACCTGGAGCTGGGCGACCGCTTCTCCCCCGAGCTCCGCGACCGCTTCGAGCAGCGCGGAGCCGAGGCCCTGCGGCGGTTGCCCGAGGGCCTGCTCGCCGAGACCCGGCTGGACCCGGAACGCGACCAGATCCTGCGGAAACTGCTGGAGGCCCGATGA
- a CDS encoding GH1 family beta-glucosidase: protein MTTQKTQIQTPDLVFPTDFVWGAATSAYQIEGAVSEDGRGQSIWDTFVKQPGRVVNGENADVTIDHYHRYRDDVRMMADLGLGAYRFSISWPRVQPDGSGPINAKGLDFYSRLVDELLSRGVDPWVTLYHWDLPQTLEDAGGWPSRDTSKRFADYAAAVHEALGDRVRNWSTVNEPWCAAFLGYASGEHAPGRRDPAESVRAAHHLLLAHGLATSAMRAQRADTRIGGCVNLYAITPQTGSDADADAARRIDGLQNRFFLDALLKGEYPADVLEDLGETGGFIQDGDMESISAPLDMLLINYYSRFTVSGTPGGAASAAAAPTDTGSPWVGSEHVSFVEGGRPVTAMGWEIDDTGLHEILVRLAREYPRIPLVISENGAAFDDVVDDDGIVHDRERLDYIAAHLRTCHAAIEAGVPLEGYFAWSLMDNFEWAWGYGKRFGLVHVDYGTQLRVPKESALWYAGTIRRGGLSGPAE, encoded by the coding sequence GTGACCACGCAAAAGACGCAGATTCAGACGCCGGATCTGGTGTTCCCGACGGACTTCGTCTGGGGCGCGGCCACCTCCGCCTACCAGATCGAAGGCGCCGTCTCCGAGGACGGCCGCGGCCAGTCCATCTGGGACACCTTCGTCAAGCAACCCGGCAGGGTGGTCAACGGCGAGAACGCCGATGTCACCATCGACCACTACCACCGCTACCGCGACGACGTGCGGATGATGGCGGACCTCGGCCTCGGCGCCTACCGGTTCTCCATCTCCTGGCCGCGGGTCCAGCCCGACGGCAGCGGCCCGATCAACGCCAAGGGTCTCGACTTCTACAGCCGGCTGGTCGACGAGCTGCTCTCGCGGGGCGTCGACCCGTGGGTGACGCTCTACCACTGGGACCTGCCGCAGACCCTGGAGGACGCGGGCGGCTGGCCGTCACGGGACACGTCGAAGCGCTTCGCCGACTACGCGGCGGCCGTGCACGAGGCGCTCGGTGACCGGGTGCGCAACTGGAGCACGGTCAACGAGCCGTGGTGCGCGGCGTTCCTGGGATACGCCTCCGGCGAGCACGCCCCCGGGCGGCGCGACCCGGCCGAGTCGGTGCGGGCCGCCCACCACCTCCTCCTCGCGCACGGCCTCGCCACGTCGGCCATGCGCGCCCAGCGGGCCGACACCAGGATCGGCGGCTGCGTCAACCTGTACGCGATCACCCCGCAGACGGGCTCCGACGCCGACGCCGACGCCGCCCGCCGGATCGACGGCCTGCAGAACCGCTTCTTCCTGGACGCGCTGCTGAAGGGGGAGTATCCGGCCGACGTCCTGGAGGACCTCGGTGAGACAGGCGGATTCATCCAGGACGGGGACATGGAGAGCATCTCCGCCCCGCTGGACATGCTGCTGATCAACTACTACAGCCGTTTCACCGTCTCCGGCACGCCCGGCGGCGCGGCCTCGGCGGCGGCGGCCCCCACCGACACCGGCTCGCCCTGGGTAGGCAGCGAACACGTGTCGTTCGTCGAGGGCGGCCGGCCGGTCACCGCCATGGGCTGGGAGATCGACGACACCGGTCTGCACGAGATCCTGGTGAGGCTGGCCCGCGAATATCCGCGGATCCCGCTGGTCATCTCCGAGAACGGCGCGGCCTTCGACGACGTCGTGGACGACGACGGCATCGTGCACGACCGTGAACGCCTCGACTACATCGCCGCCCACCTGCGCACCTGCCACGCCGCGATCGAGGCGGGGGTCCCTCTGGAGGGCTACTTCGCCTGGTCGCTGATGGACAACTTCGAGTGGGCGTGGGGGTACGGCAAGCGGTTCGGGCTGGTCCACGTCGACTATGGGACGCAGCTGAGAGTTCCCAAAGAGAGCGCTCTCTGGTATGCCGGGACCATCAGGCGTGGAGGCCTGAGCGGTCCGGCAGAATAA
- a CDS encoding polysialyltransferase family glycosyltransferase, whose product MTQLFYASTLFGAMTLAAAIGDGRFGSRGGRRILLVSNNAAIPEITPPLDEAPGFAALRPLFDEVRSWNDIVAPLHPSDWKARVIEVPMLGRLLRSHLSLDDGPDELVLESIAVPPSRTLAGLVRDCPITVYSDGLMSYGPTRDPLPEEISGRITRLLHLDLVPGLSPLLLSEYGVRAEALPDRAFLDVVERGGVAGQGMDGLPAGAPMILGQYLSALDIVTPEEEAGLHAEMLRGLAARGAETVLFKPHPAGGRRHAQRLRETAGELGVELAVVGEAVPAESCFAALRPALVTGCFSTALVTAGRCFGLPVATVGGELVLERLTPYENSNRVPATIADALLPRLSADGSLEGPPPVDLPALVGAVGYCMQSEVYPGMRQATAAYLDAHGPARYFKRQRLAALGLLPAAAVQEPGTLERLRRRLSRALP is encoded by the coding sequence ATGACGCAGCTGTTCTACGCCTCGACGCTGTTCGGCGCGATGACGCTGGCGGCGGCGATCGGCGACGGTCGCTTCGGGTCGCGTGGGGGCCGCCGTATCCTGCTGGTCTCCAACAACGCGGCCATTCCGGAGATCACCCCGCCCCTGGACGAGGCCCCCGGCTTCGCCGCGCTGCGCCCGCTGTTCGACGAGGTCCGGTCGTGGAACGACATCGTGGCCCCGCTGCATCCGTCGGACTGGAAGGCGCGGGTCATCGAGGTCCCGATGCTGGGCCGCCTGCTGCGCTCCCATCTCTCCCTTGACGACGGCCCCGACGAGCTGGTCCTGGAGTCCATCGCGGTCCCCCCGTCGCGGACCCTGGCCGGGCTGGTCAGGGACTGCCCGATCACGGTCTACTCCGACGGCCTGATGAGCTACGGCCCGACCCGGGACCCACTCCCGGAGGAGATCTCCGGCCGGATCACCCGGCTGCTCCACCTCGACCTCGTACCGGGCCTGTCGCCCCTGCTGCTGTCGGAGTACGGCGTGCGCGCCGAGGCCCTTCCCGACCGAGCCTTCCTTGACGTGGTCGAGCGGGGCGGCGTCGCCGGGCAGGGCATGGACGGCCTGCCGGCCGGTGCGCCGATGATCCTCGGCCAGTACCTGTCCGCGCTGGACATCGTCACCCCCGAGGAGGAGGCCGGGCTGCACGCGGAGATGCTGCGCGGCCTGGCCGCCCGGGGAGCCGAGACCGTCCTGTTCAAGCCCCACCCGGCCGGTGGGCGGCGGCACGCCCAGCGGCTCCGTGAGACGGCCGGCGAACTGGGCGTGGAGCTGGCGGTCGTGGGAGAGGCCGTTCCGGCCGAGTCGTGCTTCGCCGCGCTGCGACCGGCCCTCGTGACGGGTTGTTTCTCCACCGCCCTGGTCACCGCGGGGCGGTGCTTCGGCCTGCCGGTCGCCACGGTGGGCGGGGAACTGGTCCTGGAACGGCTCACGCCGTACGAGAACAGCAACCGCGTCCCCGCCACCATCGCCGATGCCCTGCTCCCCCGGCTGTCGGCCGACGGGTCGCTGGAGGGGCCACCGCCGGTGGATCTTCCGGCGCTGGTCGGAGCGGTCGGCTACTGCATGCAGAGTGAGGTCTACCCCGGTATGCGCCAGGCCACCGCCGCCTACCTGGACGCCCACGGGCCGGCCCGCTACTTCAAACGCCAGCGCCTGGCCGCTCTGGGACTGCTCCCCGCGGCCGCCGTCCAGGAGCCCGGAACGCTGGAGAGGCTCCGCCGCCGCCTGTCGCGAGCACTCCCTTAA
- a CDS encoding CHAP domain-containing protein, whose product MATNRVTPRSRNLAHILLGASILVGGGTLAAPAALAETAGHSPLSAPSTEVVKTANVAKTPLELQAERLPKVTASQVLDIAARQIGISENAQGGGTKFQSWYMSSPRARETLARDGGNVADYANAPWCAMFVSWVGDQAGIRPTMGWDAYTVAYAQWFKDNGHWGDVAKPGAVVFYDWQGGKDISGIDHVGFVKKDNGDGTISTIEGNTGNGKVEARVRPKSQVVGYGYPVYSG is encoded by the coding sequence ATGGCCACGAACCGCGTTACTCCCAGGTCACGTAACCTGGCCCACATTCTTCTCGGCGCGTCCATCCTCGTCGGTGGCGGCACCCTCGCGGCTCCCGCGGCCCTCGCGGAGACCGCCGGGCACAGCCCGCTCAGTGCTCCCTCGACGGAGGTCGTCAAGACCGCCAACGTCGCCAAGACCCCTCTCGAGCTCCAGGCCGAGCGCCTGCCCAAGGTCACCGCCTCGCAGGTCCTGGACATCGCCGCCCGCCAGATCGGCATCTCGGAGAACGCCCAGGGCGGCGGGACGAAGTTCCAGTCCTGGTACATGTCCTCCCCGCGAGCCAGGGAGACCCTCGCCCGCGACGGCGGCAACGTGGCCGACTACGCCAACGCCCCCTGGTGCGCGATGTTCGTCTCCTGGGTCGGCGATCAGGCCGGCATCCGGCCCACCATGGGCTGGGACGCCTACACCGTCGCCTACGCTCAGTGGTTCAAGGACAACGGCCACTGGGGTGACGTCGCCAAGCCCGGCGCCGTCGTGTTCTACGACTGGCAGGGCGGCAAGGACATCAGCGGGATCGACCACGTCGGCTTCGTGAAGAAGGACAACGGCGACGGCACGATCAGCACGATCGAGGGCAACACCGGCAACGGCAAGGTCGAGGCGCGCGTCCGGCCCAAGTCCCAGGTCGTCGGCTACGGCTACCCGGTCTACAGCGGCTGA